A region from the Haloarcula limicola genome encodes:
- a CDS encoding ABC transporter substrate-binding protein: protein MERDSDTTSERTRREYLRYGGAVVAGGLLAGCSSDSDGGSAADETGTGDGSASAETASDADTTDGGSYSVTMSPVGTVAFESPPETVFTRLTHHADMAFALGRGDGITAMHAPDYYDGLWNQYVERLPGVSLDWTGLYSSWKPSKEQLYALDSDVHLADPAWITQLDKWSQSDIEEIAENVSPWFGNSLSDIHREPTGEWAADYEYYGLWEQFELVAEAFRERARYEELAAVNERLRSTIEADLPPESERPTAVMIAAADIEEIYTYTMNTPGFLTAHTRPLGPHDAFEGSVESNSVIDFETLLEADPDVILHLGGMEPETDMAERRAAFEEDPVTSEIAAVKNGRVYAQGARYQGPILNLFQLEMTAKQLYPDVFGEWPTYEEGPYPEIPTEEQLFDRQRVSDAIRGNV from the coding sequence ATGGAACGCGATTCCGATACGACGAGCGAACGGACGCGGCGAGAATATCTGAGATACGGTGGGGCAGTCGTCGCCGGCGGCCTGCTCGCCGGTTGTTCGAGCGACTCGGACGGCGGATCGGCGGCAGATGAAACGGGAACGGGCGACGGATCGGCGTCGGCCGAAACGGCCTCGGATGCGGATACGACCGACGGCGGTTCGTACTCCGTGACGATGTCGCCGGTCGGGACAGTCGCGTTCGAGTCGCCGCCGGAGACGGTGTTCACGCGGCTCACTCACCACGCGGACATGGCGTTCGCGCTCGGCCGCGGCGACGGCATCACCGCCATGCACGCGCCGGACTACTACGACGGGCTGTGGAACCAGTACGTCGAACGGCTCCCGGGCGTCTCCCTCGACTGGACGGGGCTGTACTCGTCGTGGAAGCCCTCGAAGGAGCAGTTGTACGCGCTCGACAGCGACGTCCATCTCGCCGACCCCGCGTGGATCACGCAACTCGATAAGTGGAGTCAGTCGGACATAGAGGAGATCGCCGAGAACGTCTCGCCGTGGTTCGGGAACTCCCTCAGCGACATCCACCGGGAGCCGACCGGCGAGTGGGCCGCGGACTACGAGTACTACGGCCTGTGGGAGCAGTTCGAACTCGTCGCCGAGGCGTTCCGCGAGCGGGCGCGCTACGAGGAACTCGCCGCGGTAAACGAGCGGTTGCGGTCGACGATCGAAGCCGACCTCCCGCCCGAGTCCGAGCGACCGACCGCGGTCATGATCGCCGCCGCCGACATCGAGGAGATATACACCTATACGATGAACACGCCGGGGTTCCTGACGGCGCACACCCGCCCGCTCGGCCCCCACGACGCCTTCGAGGGGAGCGTCGAGAGCAACTCCGTGATCGACTTCGAGACGCTCCTGGAGGCCGACCCTGACGTCATCCTCCACCTCGGGGGAATGGAACCGGAGACGGACATGGCCGAACGCCGAGCGGCGTTCGAAGAGGACCCGGTCACGTCGGAGATCGCCGCTGTGAAGAACGGCCGCGTCTACGCGCAAGGCGCTCGGTATCAGGGGCCGATTCTCAACCTGTTCCAGCTCGAGATGACCGCAAAGCAGCTGTATCCCGACGTCTTCGGCGAGTGGCCGACCTACGAGGAGGGGCCGTATCCGGAGATTCCGACCGAGGAGCAGCTATTCGACCGGCAGCGAGTTTCGGACGCCATCCGCGGGAACGTCTGA
- a CDS encoding DUF7385 family protein, with protein MEDFDDLVSSLTPREDNDAIKSYQNTTAVACPACEKPFDDMVVCKQELTSLNLDFEMDLCTTTHDGNVVLFTHK; from the coding sequence ATGGAGGACTTCGACGACCTCGTCTCGTCGCTGACGCCGCGCGAGGACAACGACGCCATCAAATCGTACCAGAACACGACCGCCGTCGCCTGTCCGGCCTGCGAGAAGCCCTTCGACGACATGGTCGTCTGCAAGCAGGAGCTAACTTCGCTGAACCTCGACTTCGAGATGGACCTGTGTACGACCACCCACGACGGCAACGTCGTGTTGTTCACACACAAGTAG
- the cobT gene encoding nicotinate mononucleotide-dependent phosphoribosyltransferase CobT: MEHTGDGSRFVLVAGTTETAQRDGISAAGADPELMVETPAADAELLAYGRPVRTEHVPVSPSGCPTPALVTRAVRELLGFEATVVDGGLAKPTAAPTVTVGAGVGRDIAEQDPVPTAHGAFEAARQFGRALPADELWLAESIPGGTTTALGVLRALGEDAMVSSSLPANPTEQKRAVVEAALEASSLAPGDAAAEPKRAVRRMGDPVLATLAGLAAGAVETDTPVTLAGGTQQLAVAALVRHGGYEGRLGLATTAYVADDETADLRASAESLSLDLTVTDPGFDESDHVAMERFVAGEAKEGVGMGGALALADRAGIAMAEVRERFAAVYDDLLDGAVGESP; encoded by the coding sequence ATGGAACACACGGGCGACGGGAGCCGGTTCGTCCTCGTCGCGGGGACGACGGAGACGGCACAGCGAGACGGTATCAGCGCCGCCGGAGCCGATCCCGAACTGATGGTCGAGACGCCCGCGGCGGACGCCGAACTGCTTGCGTACGGGCGGCCGGTGCGAACGGAGCACGTCCCGGTCAGTCCCAGCGGCTGTCCGACGCCCGCGCTGGTCACGCGCGCGGTGCGAGAGCTACTGGGCTTCGAAGCGACCGTCGTCGACGGCGGGCTGGCGAAACCGACCGCCGCGCCGACGGTGACCGTCGGTGCCGGTGTCGGTCGCGACATCGCGGAACAGGACCCGGTGCCGACCGCTCACGGCGCGTTCGAGGCCGCGCGGCAGTTCGGCCGAGCGCTCCCGGCCGACGAACTGTGGCTGGCGGAGTCGATCCCCGGCGGGACGACGACGGCGCTGGGCGTACTGCGCGCGCTGGGCGAGGACGCGATGGTCTCCTCGTCGCTCCCGGCGAACCCGACCGAACAGAAGCGGGCGGTGGTCGAAGCGGCACTCGAAGCGAGTTCGCTCGCACCGGGCGACGCCGCCGCCGAACCCAAACGGGCTGTCCGACGAATGGGCGATCCGGTGTTGGCGACGCTCGCGGGGCTCGCTGCGGGAGCGGTCGAGACGGATACGCCCGTGACGCTCGCCGGCGGGACGCAGCAACTCGCCGTCGCGGCGCTGGTTCGCCACGGCGGTTACGAGGGGCGACTGGGGCTGGCGACGACCGCGTACGTCGCCGACGACGAGACGGCGGACCTCCGAGCGAGCGCGGAGTCGCTCTCGCTCGACCTGACCGTAACCGACCCCGGATTCGACGAGAGCGATCACGTCGCGATGGAGCGCTTCGTCGCCGGTGAGGCGAAAGAGGGCGTCGGCATGGGCGGGGCGCTGGCGTTGGCCGACCGAGCGGGCATCGCGATGGCCGAGGTCCGCGAGCGGTTTGCCGCGGTGTACGACGACCTGCTCGACGGAGCGGTCGGTGAGTCGCCGTGA